Proteins encoded in a region of the Ruegeria sp. AD91A genome:
- a CDS encoding ATP-binding cassette domain-containing protein gives MQAQETQSQASGRGSGQPPLVEMRDISISFGGIKAVDHVSVDLYPGEVVGLLGHNGAGKSTLIKVLSGAYQMDHGEILIDGNKVEINNPRDARANNIETIYQTLALADNLDASSNLFLGREMVTPFGLVNDAAMEAECRKIMAQLNPNFQKFNDPVSALSGGQRQSVAIARAVYFNARILIMDEPTAALGPHETQMVADLIQQLKAQGIGIFLIDHDVHAVMELCDRASVMKNGMLVGTVDIADVTDDDLLSMIILGKKPGEKTD, from the coding sequence ATGCAAGCACAAGAAACACAAAGCCAGGCTTCGGGCCGCGGATCGGGTCAGCCTCCCTTGGTGGAAATGCGTGATATCTCGATTTCCTTCGGGGGCATCAAGGCGGTAGATCATGTGTCGGTTGATCTCTACCCGGGCGAGGTCGTGGGCCTTCTGGGGCACAATGGGGCCGGCAAATCCACCCTGATCAAGGTGCTTTCGGGTGCCTATCAGATGGACCACGGCGAAATCCTGATCGACGGTAACAAGGTTGAGATCAACAATCCCCGCGACGCACGCGCCAACAATATCGAGACGATCTATCAGACGCTGGCGCTGGCGGATAACCTGGATGCAAGTTCGAACCTATTTCTAGGCCGCGAAATGGTTACGCCCTTTGGCCTGGTCAACGACGCCGCGATGGAGGCGGAATGCCGCAAGATCATGGCACAGCTGAACCCGAACTTTCAGAAGTTCAACGATCCGGTCTCGGCCCTGTCAGGGGGGCAGCGTCAATCGGTGGCCATCGCGCGTGCGGTGTACTTCAACGCCCGTATCCTGATCATGGACGAGCCCACGGCTGCGCTTGGCCCGCACGAAACACAGATGGTGGCGGACCTGATCCAACAGCTCAAGGCGCAGGGAATCGGGATTTTCCTGATCGACCACGATGTGCACGCGGTGATGGAATTATGTGACCGGGCTTCGGTCATGAAGAACGGAATGTTGGTTGGAACGGTTGATATCGCCGATGTCACCGATGACGATCTGTTGTCGATGATCATTCTGGGCAAAAAGCCCGGCGAAAAAACGGATTGA
- a CDS encoding CRTAC1 family protein, which produces MRTKIAILLAVASAAAADTVPPRFQKVETPGHVYDGGWEHFVGGGVAVFDCNNDDRPELFVAGGSNPAQLFINTSDAKVSFRSETPDQLSLFHVTGAYPVDIDGDGLLDLAVLRVGKDLLLRGKPNCAFEPFAELNFQSQDHWTTGFSVTWESEQTLPTLAFGTYVDRSNPDGPFEACGPTLLYRPEGSEYGSPVHLEPGHCSLSILFSDWARTGRADLRVSNDRHYYVSGGQEQLWAMEDPPRLYSEVDGWLPYSIWGMGIASRDLTGDGFPDVYLTSMGDQKFQVFDPATDGPTWRDATYDRGTTAHRPHVGKDGRPSTGWHAQFGDVNNDGLDDIFVAKGNVEQMPDAAQTDPNNLLMQAADGQFVETASQAGVASMAKSRGGALADFNGDGWLDLVVVNRGADLEVFQNEPTSGNWLMVDLSQNHPNQAAVGSFIEVKSPAGMQTREVTIGGGHASGISGPHHFGLGDSETAEVRVIWPDGEHGDWQPADPNRVIHLQR; this is translated from the coding sequence ATGCGAACTAAGATAGCAATCCTGCTTGCGGTGGCTTCCGCTGCCGCTGCGGACACCGTTCCACCACGCTTTCAAAAGGTGGAAACCCCCGGCCATGTTTACGATGGCGGCTGGGAACATTTCGTGGGCGGGGGTGTTGCAGTCTTCGATTGCAACAATGACGACCGCCCTGAATTGTTTGTGGCAGGCGGATCGAACCCAGCGCAACTATTCATCAACACATCCGACGCAAAAGTCAGTTTTCGCTCAGAAACACCTGACCAGTTATCCTTGTTTCATGTGACCGGTGCATACCCGGTGGACATTGATGGCGATGGGCTTCTGGATCTGGCGGTCTTACGCGTGGGCAAAGACCTCTTGCTGCGCGGCAAACCGAACTGCGCATTCGAGCCCTTTGCGGAACTGAACTTTCAATCTCAGGACCATTGGACCACCGGTTTTTCCGTGACTTGGGAAAGCGAGCAAACCCTGCCAACACTGGCCTTTGGGACCTATGTCGACCGAAGCAATCCGGATGGACCTTTTGAGGCTTGCGGACCAACTCTGCTGTACCGCCCGGAAGGGAGCGAATATGGCAGCCCTGTCCATTTGGAACCCGGTCATTGTTCCTTGTCCATTCTGTTTTCCGACTGGGCGCGCACGGGTCGCGCGGATCTGCGTGTCAGCAATGACCGCCACTACTATGTGAGTGGCGGGCAAGAACAACTGTGGGCCATGGAAGACCCCCCGCGCCTGTACAGCGAGGTCGATGGATGGCTTCCCTACTCGATCTGGGGCATGGGGATTGCCTCGCGGGATTTGACCGGTGATGGGTTTCCCGATGTTTATCTGACTTCCATGGGGGATCAGAAATTCCAGGTTTTCGATCCCGCAACGGATGGGCCGACATGGCGGGATGCAACCTATGACCGAGGCACTACCGCACACAGGCCGCATGTAGGAAAAGATGGCCGCCCCTCAACCGGCTGGCATGCTCAGTTCGGGGACGTCAACAATGACGGGCTGGACGACATTTTTGTCGCGAAAGGCAATGTTGAGCAGATGCCCGACGCGGCGCAAACCGATCCCAATAATCTGTTGATGCAGGCCGCCGACGGTCAGTTTGTCGAAACAGCATCACAAGCTGGTGTCGCGTCCATGGCAAAGTCCCGCGGCGGGGCCCTGGCGGATTTCAATGGGGATGGGTGGTTGGATTTGGTGGTGGTCAATCGTGGCGCGGACCTTGAGGTTTTCCAGAATGAACCGACCTCTGGCAACTGGCTCATGGTTGATCTTAGTCAGAACCACCCCAATCAAGCGGCGGTCGGCAGTTTTATCGAGGTCAAATCACCTGCTGGCATGCAAACCCGCGAAGTTACCATTGGCGGAGGACATGCAAGTGGAATATCCGGGCCCCACCACTTTGGTCTGGGGGATTCCGAGACCGCAGAGGTACGGGTGATCTGGCCAGATGGCGAACACGGAGACTGGCAGCCTGCCGACCCCAACCGAGTAATCCACCTCCAGCGCTGA
- a CDS encoding MATE family efflux transporter, which yields MLHVTRMSLTTSIGLMAIFAVDFVDMIFISMLGKDALAAAVGYAGTLLFFTNAINIGLSISAGALVARELGAGRAEQARHYASSVAVIGLIAGLMTSVLVLLNLSYLLSLLGAEGEILRLATRYVSIILPTMCVMSIAMAAMAVLRAHGDARRSMMATIYGGVVNAVLDPILIFAVGLGLDGAAIASVLARLCMLGAALWPALRVHRGFARPSLKQVTQNLRPVRAIAIPAVLTNVATPIGNAIVVREIAQYGTDAVAGMAVIGRLLPVAFSVIFALSGAIGPIIGQNFGAEKFDRVRAAFLAGIKFTAVYVLCMSAILFLLRAPIADLFAAEGETRSLIYLFCGPLALASFFNGVIFVTNASFNNLGHPVYSTWINWGRHTIGTWVFATIGSQIAGASGVLLGQAFGGVIFAGIGWVLVARVVARLERSQALEPFSDQGRLHSLFGRRGW from the coding sequence ATGCTGCACGTGACCCGCATGTCGCTGACCACCAGCATTGGCCTGATGGCCATTTTTGCCGTCGACTTTGTCGATATGATCTTCATCTCGATGTTGGGCAAAGACGCCCTTGCGGCGGCGGTGGGCTATGCCGGTACGCTGCTGTTTTTCACCAACGCGATCAATATCGGATTGTCGATTTCGGCCGGGGCGCTGGTCGCTCGCGAACTTGGGGCCGGGCGGGCTGAACAGGCAAGGCATTACGCGTCCAGTGTGGCTGTTATCGGACTAATTGCCGGGCTGATGACATCGGTACTGGTATTGTTGAATCTCAGTTACCTGCTGTCGTTGCTCGGCGCAGAAGGTGAGATTCTGAGGCTGGCGACGCGGTATGTGTCGATCATCCTTCCCACCATGTGCGTGATGTCGATTGCGATGGCGGCAATGGCGGTGCTACGCGCCCACGGCGATGCGCGACGGTCGATGATGGCAACGATTTATGGCGGTGTGGTGAATGCTGTTCTGGATCCGATTTTGATCTTTGCTGTCGGGTTGGGGCTGGACGGGGCCGCGATTGCCTCGGTCCTGGCGCGGCTGTGCATGTTGGGAGCGGCGTTGTGGCCCGCGCTCCGGGTGCATCGGGGATTTGCGCGTCCTTCACTGAAGCAGGTAACACAGAATTTGCGCCCCGTGCGGGCAATTGCAATTCCCGCTGTTCTGACGAATGTCGCCACGCCGATCGGGAATGCCATCGTGGTGCGGGAGATCGCGCAATATGGCACGGATGCGGTTGCAGGCATGGCCGTGATTGGACGTCTGTTGCCAGTGGCGTTTTCGGTCATCTTCGCGCTGTCTGGCGCGATAGGGCCGATCATCGGGCAGAATTTCGGGGCCGAAAAGTTCGATCGTGTGCGCGCTGCCTTTTTGGCTGGGATCAAGTTTACGGCCGTTTATGTACTTTGCATGTCGGCAATCTTGTTTTTGCTGCGCGCACCGATTGCGGATCTGTTCGCAGCCGAAGGCGAAACCCGAAGTCTGATTTATCTGTTCTGTGGCCCGCTGGCATTGGCATCGTTCTTCAATGGCGTGATCTTCGTGACAAATGCCAGCTTCAACAACTTGGGGCACCCGGTGTATTCCACATGGATAAACTGGGGTCGCCACACAATTGGAACATGGGTTTTCGCAACGATTGGTTCACAGATCGCCGGAGCTTCCGGCGTTCTGCTGGGTCAGGCCTTCGGAGGCGTCATCTTTGCAGGTATTGGATGGGTTCTGGTCGCGCGGGTTGTGGCAC
- a CDS encoding aldose epimerase family protein produces the protein MADPKSMPVEQVILQDGDMSVSVLSYGASTQGWWLGKTPLILGYENPQDYLSDPFYLGAIVGRVANRIGGAQFTLQGGVHHLTANEGPTTLHGGPSGLSRKYWDIVKTSPNQAVLSLTSPDGEGGFPGEVKFEVHVELTCPRLIYTIRARPDRPTPISIAQHSYYTLGCPEDILGCLLRLRSNRVLELDALSVPSGDISGAGESVPDFALSRTVGSEGRELDHFFVFDESGTPDHPVAAVRAPSGLRMNVYSDQPGAQVYTGAHLSGRFSPGAGLCIEPSGYPNAVNVPSFPSVIHTPDNPYQQTLTLEIPEDQS, from the coding sequence ATGGCTGATCCCAAGTCTATGCCTGTCGAGCAAGTCATACTTCAAGACGGCGACATGTCCGTTTCGGTATTGAGCTATGGCGCAAGCACGCAAGGATGGTGGCTTGGCAAAACACCCTTGATATTGGGCTACGAAAACCCGCAGGATTACCTGTCGGACCCGTTTTACCTCGGCGCGATTGTGGGGCGTGTAGCCAACCGCATCGGCGGAGCGCAGTTTACATTGCAAGGGGGCGTTCATCACCTGACAGCAAACGAAGGGCCGACCACGCTGCATGGTGGTCCGAGCGGGCTGTCACGCAAATACTGGGATATCGTGAAAACCTCTCCAAATCAGGCGGTTCTGTCCTTGACTTCACCTGACGGTGAAGGCGGATTTCCCGGAGAAGTCAAATTCGAGGTGCATGTCGAACTAACCTGTCCGCGTCTGATCTATACAATCAGGGCGCGACCGGATCGCCCCACACCGATCAGCATCGCGCAGCACAGTTATTACACTCTGGGCTGTCCGGAGGATATCCTGGGCTGCCTGCTCAGGCTAAGATCGAACCGGGTGCTGGAATTGGACGCGCTTTCAGTTCCTTCCGGAGATATCTCCGGTGCCGGCGAAAGTGTGCCAGATTTCGCGTTGTCACGTACCGTCGGGTCGGAGGGGCGCGAACTGGACCATTTCTTTGTGTTTGATGAAAGTGGAACCCCTGACCATCCGGTTGCAGCGGTCAGGGCACCTTCGGGATTGAGGATGAACGTGTATTCAGATCAACCCGGGGCACAGGTCTATACCGGGGCACATCTGTCAGGCCGATTTAGCCCAGGTGCGGGGCTGTGTATTGAACCGTCAGGATATCCGAACGCCGTGAATGTCCCTTCGTTCCCGTCCGTCATCCACACGCCGGACAACCCGTATCAACAAACATTGACGCTGGAAATTCCCGAGGATCAATCATGA
- a CDS encoding sugar ABC transporter permease → MTETSSQPVPQKAKANLFQQLELDMRLLGMIGAFIILCIGFNIFTDGRFLTPRNLFNLSIQTVSVAIMACGMVFIIVMRHIDLSVGALLATTSAVMAMTQTELLPNVLGMGLNHPATWAITLVVGLAVGTMIGAFHGWMVGYLTIPAFIVTLGGFLVWRNVAWYMTDGQTIGPLDSTFLMFGGTNGTLGTTVSLLIGFAATAIAIWALWSGRRSKAAHGFPVKPVWAEATLAGIVGIAIMGYVFIVNSYAIPTRRLERMFEARGETMPEGLVVGYGIPISVLILILVAVTLTVVARKTRFGRYIFATGGNPDAAELSGINTRMMTVKIFALMGFLCALSAVVASARLANHSNDIGTLDELRVIAAAVIGGTALSGGIGTIYGAILGALIMQALQSGMAMVGVDAPFQNIVVGSVLVLAVYIDIVYRKRLGAK, encoded by the coding sequence ATGACCGAAACTTCGTCTCAGCCGGTACCCCAAAAAGCAAAGGCCAACCTGTTTCAGCAACTGGAACTGGATATGCGGCTATTGGGCATGATCGGCGCCTTCATCATCCTGTGCATCGGCTTCAACATCTTTACGGACGGCCGTTTTCTGACGCCCAGAAACCTGTTCAATCTGTCGATCCAAACCGTCTCGGTCGCCATCATGGCCTGTGGCATGGTGTTCATCATCGTCATGCGCCACATCGATCTCTCGGTCGGCGCGCTTCTGGCGACAACATCCGCCGTCATGGCGATGACCCAGACCGAGCTGTTGCCGAATGTGTTGGGGATGGGATTGAACCACCCCGCGACGTGGGCGATCACGTTGGTGGTGGGCCTTGCGGTCGGGACAATGATCGGTGCGTTCCACGGTTGGATGGTGGGGTATCTGACCATTCCGGCTTTCATCGTGACGCTTGGAGGGTTTCTGGTCTGGCGCAACGTTGCCTGGTACATGACTGACGGCCAGACAATCGGCCCGCTGGACAGCACTTTCCTGATGTTTGGCGGCACCAATGGGACCTTGGGCACAACGGTCAGTTTGCTGATCGGCTTCGCGGCCACGGCTATTGCAATCTGGGCGTTGTGGAGCGGTCGCCGGTCCAAAGCCGCTCACGGGTTCCCTGTCAAACCGGTATGGGCCGAAGCGACACTGGCCGGAATCGTTGGCATTGCCATCATGGGCTATGTCTTTATCGTCAACAGCTATGCCATCCCGACACGTCGGCTTGAACGCATGTTTGAAGCGCGCGGCGAGACCATGCCTGAAGGACTGGTTGTTGGTTACGGCATCCCGATTTCGGTGCTCATCCTGATCCTTGTGGCGGTGACGCTGACCGTTGTGGCCCGCAAAACCCGCTTTGGACGCTATATCTTTGCAACAGGCGGCAACCCGGATGCGGCCGAATTGTCAGGCATCAACACCCGCATGATGACCGTCAAGATCTTCGCTCTGATGGGGTTTCTCTGTGCACTGTCGGCGGTCGTGGCCTCGGCCCGTCTGGCCAATCACTCAAACGATATCGGTACGCTGGATGAGCTACGCGTGATTGCCGCTGCCGTGATCGGTGGAACGGCGCTGTCCGGCGGTATCGGTACGATCTATGGTGCAATCCTCGGCGCGCTGATCATGCAGGCACTGCAATCCGGCATGGCCATGGTCGGCGTGGATGCGCCGTTTCAGAATATCGTCGTCGGCAGCGTGCTGGTTCTGGCCGTCTATATCGACATCGTCTATCGCAAACGTCTGGGGGCGAAATGA
- a CDS encoding cytochrome-c peroxidase, giving the protein MRIQIAASAVGIWLTLSVAQAQDLGPQPEFFEPDLSNSELGQLLFYDPILSGNRNISCATCHHPKLGTSDGLSLGIGEGGTGLGGKRKLTQDNMPEQRIPRNSPAMWNLGALEFTTFFHDGRLEADPSRPNGIRTPLGTHMRPGFQSALAAQAMFPVLSPDEMAGHYSENEVSKAVRLGLLTQEGGAWDLIAARVAAIPEYKQRFDDIAPGEDITFTAIANVIADFIAFEWRADNSLFDRAMRGEDVLPDQAQLGMELFYGKAGCSACHSGWFQTDHRFHSIAMPQIGPGKAARFENHVRDDGRLRVTGDKDDAFAFRTPSLRNVTLTAPYGHSGAYAQLEDVVRHHLHPVAALRSYSIEKADLPEFSGAEDQKALLDAQHIEAIAASNDLVSISLSDEEVDAILSFLGTLEDPAVRLGVPQSVPSGLPVDQ; this is encoded by the coding sequence ATGAGGATCCAGATTGCTGCGAGTGCTGTGGGTATCTGGCTGACGCTTTCAGTTGCTCAGGCGCAAGACCTTGGTCCGCAACCCGAATTTTTCGAACCGGACCTTTCAAACTCAGAATTGGGACAATTGCTGTTTTATGATCCGATCCTGTCGGGGAACAGGAATATCAGTTGCGCAACCTGTCATCATCCGAAACTGGGAACGTCTGACGGGCTCTCGCTGGGTATCGGCGAAGGTGGAACCGGGCTGGGGGGAAAGCGTAAGCTTACTCAAGATAACATGCCCGAGCAGCGTATTCCGCGAAACTCGCCCGCGATGTGGAATCTCGGGGCGCTGGAATTCACGACGTTTTTCCATGACGGCCGCCTCGAGGCGGATCCTTCTCGGCCCAATGGCATCAGAACCCCGTTGGGGACACATATGAGGCCGGGGTTCCAGTCGGCCTTGGCGGCGCAGGCGATGTTCCCGGTGCTGTCACCTGACGAAATGGCGGGACATTATTCTGAAAACGAAGTCAGCAAGGCCGTGCGTCTCGGCTTGCTCACACAAGAGGGTGGCGCCTGGGATCTGATTGCCGCGCGGGTGGCCGCGATACCGGAATACAAACAGCGATTTGACGACATCGCGCCCGGAGAAGACATCACCTTTACCGCAATTGCCAATGTCATTGCCGACTTCATCGCGTTTGAATGGCGGGCTGACAACAGCCTCTTTGACCGAGCGATGCGAGGCGAAGACGTGCTGCCCGATCAGGCGCAACTGGGGATGGAACTGTTTTACGGAAAGGCTGGATGCAGCGCCTGCCATTCCGGGTGGTTCCAGACCGATCACCGTTTCCATTCCATCGCCATGCCTCAGATCGGTCCAGGAAAAGCAGCGCGTTTCGAAAATCATGTGCGGGATGACGGGCGACTACGCGTCACGGGCGACAAGGACGATGCGTTCGCGTTTCGCACGCCTTCATTGCGCAACGTGACCCTGACGGCGCCATATGGCCACAGCGGAGCCTATGCGCAGCTTGAAGATGTCGTGCGCCATCACCTGCACCCGGTTGCCGCCTTGCGGAGTTACTCAATCGAAAAGGCTGATCTGCCCGAGTTTTCCGGGGCAGAGGACCAAAAGGCTTTGTTGGACGCCCAGCATATTGAGGCTATCGCGGCGTCAAACGATCTGGTTTCCATCAGCCTGAGTGACGAAGAGGTCGACGCCATCCTGAGTTTTCTGGGCACGCTGGAAGATCCGGCAGTGCGGCTGGGCGTGCCGCAATCAGTTCCCAGCGGATTGCCCGTGGATCAGTGA
- a CDS encoding ROK family transcriptional regulator: protein MLKSKASSNATDQRNITRLRVLEKIRAKGTISRIDIASALETSPATITTATADLLSAGLIQEIEGETPSKSARRGRPRVQLKLHGASHLIAGVKVARQQVSVILVDFEGTEITSYTHPLDEARMAPDAFAKKIRAVLDQACASANRSLADLSGVCIGIAGLIDAKQNFVHWSSSLTERNVDLSSLLSEVLPCPAFIENDANLVAKAEQLFGLGKGLKNFLVVTIEHGIGLGIVLDGKLYRGERGCGAEFGHLKVQLDGALCQCGQRGCLEAYVGEYALIREATIASEATDPRTLVDILAAAKAGDARSISVLARAGQMFGMGVSNLINLFDPECIILSGARGSFDYLHSEEVMTRVQNGVVSVDAPLPEIKVNHWGDSMWAKGAAAYGIEQVSILKVRELAAHAN from the coding sequence ATGCTGAAAAGCAAAGCTTCTTCAAATGCCACGGACCAAAGGAACATCACTCGCCTGCGCGTATTGGAAAAAATCCGGGCCAAGGGGACCATTTCACGAATCGACATCGCCAGCGCGTTGGAAACCAGCCCCGCGACCATCACAACCGCCACTGCCGATCTTCTGTCTGCTGGTCTGATTCAGGAAATAGAAGGCGAAACACCTTCCAAGTCGGCGCGCCGCGGCAGACCGCGCGTACAGCTGAAGCTCCATGGCGCGTCGCATCTGATTGCGGGCGTGAAAGTCGCCCGCCAGCAGGTTTCAGTCATTCTCGTGGATTTCGAAGGAACCGAAATCACTTCGTACACACATCCGCTGGACGAAGCCCGCATGGCCCCGGATGCGTTTGCCAAGAAGATTCGCGCCGTGCTTGATCAGGCCTGCGCCTCAGCAAACCGATCCCTTGCAGATTTGTCCGGTGTCTGCATCGGCATCGCCGGCCTTATTGATGCAAAGCAGAACTTTGTGCATTGGTCATCTTCCCTAACGGAACGAAATGTGGATCTGAGTTCTCTTTTGTCCGAGGTGCTGCCCTGCCCTGCCTTCATCGAAAACGACGCCAATCTGGTCGCAAAGGCGGAACAGCTTTTCGGATTGGGAAAGGGGCTGAAGAACTTTTTGGTTGTTACGATCGAGCACGGCATCGGCCTGGGTATTGTTCTTGACGGCAAGCTTTATCGCGGTGAACGCGGATGCGGAGCAGAATTCGGGCACCTCAAAGTTCAGTTGGACGGTGCGTTGTGCCAGTGCGGGCAGCGCGGATGCCTGGAAGCCTATGTGGGCGAATACGCCCTGATCCGCGAAGCAACGATCGCCAGTGAAGCGACAGATCCCCGCACTCTTGTTGATATACTCGCAGCAGCAAAAGCCGGCGACGCCCGATCCATTTCCGTTCTGGCCCGCGCGGGCCAAATGTTCGGCATGGGAGTTTCGAACCTGATCAATCTGTTCGACCCCGAGTGCATTATCCTGTCCGGTGCCAGAGGCAGCTTTGACTACCTGCACTCGGAAGAGGTGATGACCCGTGTCCAAAACGGTGTTGTCAGCGTTGACGCGCCGTTGCCCGAAATCAAGGTAAACCACTGGGGTGATTCAATGTGGGCGAAAGGGGCAGCGGCGTATGGAATTGAACAAGTCTCTATCCTGAAGGTCAGGGAACTGGCGGCTCATGCGAACTAA
- the xylF gene encoding D-xylose ABC transporter substrate-binding protein, which produces MKRILSASAVAVLMGTVAFAEPTVGVSWSNFQEERWKTDEAAIKAALEAGGAEYISSDAQSSSAKQLSDIESLIAQGVDALIILAQDSQAIGPAVQAAADEGIPVIAYDRLIEDDRAFYLTFDNVEVGRMQARAVFEAMPKGNYVMIKGSPTDPNADFLRGGQQEIIQAAVDSGDIVIVGEAYTDGWLPANAQRNMEQILTANENNVDAVVASNDGTAGGVVAALTAQGMEGIPVSGQDGDHAALNRVAKGTQTVSVWKDARELGKAAGEIAVALSSGTSPEDIEGAISWTSPGGTEMNSVFLAPVPITKDNLSVVVDAGWIPLEDLCQGVENGPAPCN; this is translated from the coding sequence ATGAAACGAATACTCAGCGCCTCTGCTGTGGCAGTCCTGATGGGGACAGTTGCATTTGCAGAGCCCACGGTCGGTGTAAGCTGGTCGAATTTCCAGGAAGAGCGTTGGAAAACCGACGAAGCGGCGATCAAGGCTGCACTGGAAGCGGGCGGTGCCGAATACATCTCGTCTGATGCGCAATCTTCTTCCGCCAAGCAATTATCGGATATTGAAAGTCTGATCGCGCAGGGCGTTGATGCGCTGATCATTCTGGCGCAGGATTCTCAGGCCATCGGCCCGGCAGTGCAGGCAGCGGCAGACGAAGGCATTCCGGTCATTGCGTATGACCGTCTGATCGAAGATGACCGTGCGTTCTATCTGACATTCGATAACGTTGAAGTTGGCCGGATGCAGGCGCGCGCAGTGTTCGAAGCGATGCCCAAAGGCAACTATGTGATGATCAAGGGCTCGCCCACGGATCCGAACGCGGATTTCCTGCGCGGTGGTCAACAAGAGATCATCCAGGCCGCCGTTGACAGCGGTGATATCGTCATCGTGGGTGAAGCTTATACCGACGGTTGGCTGCCTGCGAACGCGCAGCGCAACATGGAACAGATCCTGACTGCGAACGAAAACAACGTTGATGCCGTAGTGGCCTCGAATGACGGTACTGCTGGCGGCGTTGTCGCCGCGCTGACCGCGCAGGGTATGGAAGGCATTCCTGTCTCGGGTCAAGATGGTGATCATGCGGCGCTGAACCGGGTCGCCAAGGGCACGCAAACCGTTTCTGTATGGAAAGATGCGCGTGAGCTGGGCAAGGCTGCCGGTGAAATAGCAGTTGCGTTGAGCAGCGGAACCAGCCCTGAGGATATTGAAGGCGCCATCAGCTGGACCTCGCCGGGCGGAACCGAGATGAACTCGGTCTTCCTTGCGCCTGTACCGATCACCAAAGACAACCTGTCTGTCGTGGTCGATGCTGGTTGGATTCCGCTGGAAGACCTGTGCCAGGGCGTCGAAAACGGCCCCGCACCCTGTAACTAA
- the xylA gene encoding xylose isomerase yields MTSGFFQGIEQVQFEGEDSKNPLAFRYYNPDEIVMGKRMDDHLRFAVAWWHSFAWEGSDPFGGPTFERPWHPQDDMGRAKMKADVAFEMFQILGQPYFCWHDADIRPEQGNFADNLRTLNEIADYIGEKMQASGTKLLWGTANMFSHRRWMGGASTNPDPEVFAFAAATVKSCMDATHKLGGENYVLWGGREGYETLLNTDMKTELDHMGRFLNMVVEYKHKIGFKGAILVEPKPQEPSKHQYDFDAATCIGFLRKYGLEDEVKLNLEQGHAILAGHSFEHEIAVAAAEGMLGSIDMNRNDYQSGWDTDQFPNNTPEVAVAYYHILKAGGFTTGGTNFDAKLRRQSIDAEDLIAAHVGGMDICARGLKAAAAMIEDGGLEQALVDRYAGWNTPEAQAMLSSGLDEIAARVLAEDLNPSPRSGRQEILENYVNRFV; encoded by the coding sequence ATGACGAGCGGTTTTTTTCAGGGAATTGAACAGGTGCAATTCGAAGGCGAGGACAGTAAGAACCCGCTCGCATTCCGTTACTACAATCCGGATGAGATCGTTATGGGCAAGCGCATGGACGACCACTTGCGGTTTGCCGTGGCGTGGTGGCATTCATTCGCCTGGGAGGGTAGTGATCCGTTTGGTGGGCCCACCTTCGAACGTCCCTGGCATCCGCAAGATGATATGGGCCGGGCCAAGATGAAGGCTGATGTCGCCTTTGAGATGTTCCAGATCCTCGGGCAGCCCTATTTCTGCTGGCATGATGCTGATATCCGCCCTGAGCAGGGGAACTTTGCCGACAACCTGCGCACTCTGAACGAGATCGCAGACTATATCGGTGAAAAGATGCAGGCATCCGGTACCAAGTTGCTATGGGGCACGGCCAATATGTTCAGCCATCGTCGCTGGATGGGAGGGGCCAGCACGAACCCTGACCCCGAGGTCTTTGCTTTCGCTGCCGCCACGGTGAAGTCATGCATGGATGCCACTCACAAGTTGGGGGGCGAAAATTATGTGCTTTGGGGCGGGCGTGAAGGGTACGAGACGCTGCTCAACACCGATATGAAAACCGAACTGGATCACATGGGCCGATTCCTGAACATGGTGGTCGAGTACAAGCACAAGATCGGATTCAAGGGTGCTATTCTTGTCGAACCAAAGCCGCAGGAGCCATCGAAGCATCAGTATGATTTCGACGCCGCCACCTGCATCGGTTTCCTGCGCAAATATGGGCTTGAGGATGAGGTCAAGCTGAACCTTGAACAGGGGCACGCGATCCTGGCAGGTCACAGCTTCGAACACGAAATTGCGGTGGCTGCGGCTGAGGGGATGCTGGGATCCATCGACATGAACCGGAACGACTATCAGTCAGGATGGGATACGGATCAGTTCCCCAACAACACCCCCGAAGTCGCGGTGGCGTACTACCACATCCTGAAAGCGGGCGGGTTCACAACCGGCGGCACCAATTTCGATGCCAAGCTGCGCCGGCAGTCGATCGATGCCGAAGATCTGATCGCCGCGCATGTGGGCGGGATGGATATCTGTGCCCGGGGTCTGAAAGCTGCAGCAGCGATGATCGAAGATGGGGGATTGGAACAGGCGCTGGTTGATCGGTACGCGGGCTGGAATACGCCTGAGGCGCAGGCAATGCTGTCCTCCGGGCTTGACGAGATTGCAGCGCGGGTGTTGGCCGAGGATCTCAATCCAAGTCCGCGTTCGGGACGTCAGGAAATCCTCGAGAACTACGTGAACCGTTTTGTCTGA